In Rhodohalobacter sp. SW132, the genomic stretch ACGACAGGGATGAATATCCAATCGATCTGAGGCAGCGTTTTTCCGATTCGCTGGATGATTGGACCCTCCACGCCACAATACTTGCATCTCCCACAATCGCTGCATCCGATGCCTCCCTGAACCGAAATCTCATTGTAATGGGAGTTGCCGTCTTTGTTCTGCTCGGAGCACTATTTTTCATTTTCATCAATGCACAGCGGGAACGCGAACTGGCACAGAGACAGGCCGGATTCCTGGCAAACATTACACACGAATTAAAAACCCCGCTGGCCGTAATGCAGGCTGCAGGAGAAAATATCGCAGATGGACGGGTTACCGATGGAAAACGCCTGAAAAGCTATGGGGATCATATCTACAATGAATCGGTCCGGCTCAAAAAAATGATCGAAAAACTGCTGGATGCCGCAAAAGTTGACTCCGGCCAGGTATCTGCCGAACAGGCTCCGCACTTTCTCCATGAACTGACAGCTGAATTTTATGAAGCCAATAAGGAGTACATTGAGAGTAAAGGTTTCGACTTTTTCTTTCATCACGATAAAAATCTGCCTCTCGTTATGGTTGATTCAGACCATATTGAAACCATTCTCAACAACCTTGTTGAAAACGCAATGAAATACAGCCGGGAGATAAAAAAAATCAATCTGTCTGTCACAAAGAAAGGAAATTTTGTGGCTCTTGAAGTAGCTGATAAAGGAACCGGCATCCCAAAAAGCTCAATCCGTTATATTTTTGATAAGTTCTATCGGGTAGAAGACACGCTCACCGCCAAAACCAAAGGACACGGTCTGGGGCTTTCCATCGTAAAAAATATGGTGGAGATCAATGGAGGAACAATTGATGTTAAAAGTCAATACGGTAAAGGTTCTGTATTTACCGTAAAATTCCCGACATTGATGAAATCAGATTATAGTGATGATGATATCATAACAAATCAGACGAAAACAGATCGTTTAAAAACAGAGAAAGCAGACACATATGTCCAGTAAAAAAATATTGATTGTTGAAGACGAACCAAGCCTGGTGTTTACTCTTCAGGATACGTTAGAAAGTGAGGGTTATAGTGTAGAGGTAGTCTCAGATGGTGAAAAAGCAATTGAGAAAACGAAACAATTCAAACCAGACCTGATGCTTCTCGACCTGATGCTCCCGGGAATGAGTGGATATGAAATATGTAAACAGGTACGCTCCCTGAAGTATACTTTCCCGATCATTATGCTCACGGCAAGAGATCAGGAAGTGGATAAAGTGGCCGGATTGAATATCGGGGCTGATGATTATATCACCAAACCGTTCGGCGTAAAAGAACTGCTGGCACGAATTCAGGCAAGATTACGCAGAGCCAGTTCTTACTCTAAATCCGGCCCTCTCGAAGTACTCAAGCT encodes the following:
- a CDS encoding cell wall metabolism sensor histidine kinase WalK; the protein is MELFNRIKKANTLRIVFFGIATIAVVALTLLNVYSLYQLRNASIESATDVKKLQLEDFNSQVRYRFFNSVWDLRKVDMNVVESYWYNSDVLPDNFVDVLNKASQDPLYDDIHFIYGDQDGCTDDSAPVFKYDPQSRYFVSASDIPQIVCDGFGISKSRARVIVDDYRFNTKSTFDSHRSLTIALIDLEDNSVFGHLNLSINRDYLVNDYIAKELKKNFGNADESGIVVWLRDWIQDDILLSSDDGFVYDRDEYPIDLRQRFSDSLDDWTLHATILASPTIAASDASLNRNLIVMGVAVFVLLGALFFIFINAQRERELAQRQAGFLANITHELKTPLAVMQAAGENIADGRVTDGKRLKSYGDHIYNESVRLKKMIEKLLDAAKVDSGQVSAEQAPHFLHELTAEFYEANKEYIESKGFDFFFHHDKNLPLVMVDSDHIETILNNLVENAMKYSREIKKINLSVTKKGNFVALEVADKGTGIPKSSIRYIFDKFYRVEDTLTAKTKGHGLGLSIVKNMVEINGGTIDVKSQYGKGSVFTVKFPTLMKSDYSDDDIITNQTKTDRLKTEKADTYVQ
- a CDS encoding response regulator transcription factor, giving the protein MSSKKILIVEDEPSLVFTLQDTLESEGYSVEVVSDGEKAIEKTKQFKPDLMLLDLMLPGMSGYEICKQVRSLKYTFPIIMLTARDQEVDKVAGLNIGADDYITKPFGVKELLARIQARLRRASSYSKSGPLEVLKLGNVKIDLKESEVIKPGGVSHPLSTREVEMINYLVERANQPVSRDELLEQVWRYEYSTNTRTVDVHISKLRAKIEEFPDDPRHLVTLHGVGYMLKIN